Sequence from the Pagrus major chromosome 15, Pma_NU_1.0 genome:
TAAACTCATTACTCTCtgtggtgtgttgtgtttttgcagagGCTTCCAAACCTTACAGACCGGGAGCTTGTCTGATCACTCAAGGCAATCAGATCATTGATGAGGGCTATCCTGGCGCTCTGTCTCGATACACACTAGACTTTATTCTCCTCTACTCCTTCCTCCCTGCCCTCCTGCTGCTGGGCATGATCACCTTCAAGATCAGAGACAAGATTATACGTCACTAagaccacagacacacatttgtgGTTGAATCTTCTGTTTAAACAGGAAGCTAAACTGAGTTTAGTTCTGAGGATCTAAAACAGATATAGAGTTGGATGTTATTTGgagattaaataaatcaaatcatctGATATAACGACTAAATGCACCATCGACCAACCTGCTGCTTCAACACTGATTGAGCtcaaacaacacacagcacTTTCTGTATGGTGCAAATATTTGCACTAAtgtcaaattaattatttttcatataaaaGTACAATGTGGTAAATGGAAACCAACGTATAAATGTGTGTAGTTTGTGTAGTTTAATTCCAAATTGAAGGATGGACTACTGTGTACCATCCAGTATTTGAAGAATATACACGTTCAAACTGCTATAATGCCACAGTTGTATTGaatttattacttttttgtaTAAATATTGTCATGTACCGTGTCATGAATAGGAGGGGATGTTTAttgaaataatgtaaaattgtttaatttttagAACACATTTTATCATCAGTGTACAAATAGTTTTGATACGTTTAAAATAGTTTCAGAAAAAATATCTAGTTATACAAGTTGTATGAATTACcaagaaataaataatgcaaaatgtatactgtatttacagACATATAtgatgtatctgtgtgtgataATAAAGCTGATTGATCGTCTATCTATCTAATCTGTCATGTCTCCAGCTCCAGTCCTTTCCACGACTTAGCTGCATTCCTCTTATACTGATCCAACTcctgaaaacagacagaaagagagaagaaaaacatgacatcttttctgtattaatgttaataaagtaCAGTGAGTAAGTACAGGTTACTGAACAGACATAATACAATCCCAAAATGGTAAACAAGGTTGTGTTCTCTTCCTGAGACAATAAATCTAAATATAGAGCACAGATATCATTATGTTATAACACCAGTAACCTCTGATATAATTAAATCAACACTGCAGTACAGCCAAAAAGTTCAAGGActcaaaacattaaacattaattcaGGCAGGTCACCTGGGGACAGTGCAAACCTTAACCTGTAGCTAGCTGGTAGAATTGCTTCAGTCACCAccgaaaagaaagaaatcaatgCTAATGCTGGTCAAATTTGCCTGACTCGCCATTGGCCGATGGACAAAGAAATTAATTTTGCACCTTGCCTGAGCTACTTTGTTATTTCCTCCAGTCGGTCTAAAATTTGGGAAAGTAGGTTTGCTGACTAGAACTCTGATtctgcagaaatgttcaaaacCTTCAGATTTTATCATTTAAGCAGCTTTTGAACTAAATGCAGTAATGATTTTATCATGAACTTCGGAGAGTAACCCAGGAATCAGCTGTTTTCTTTACTCGTCTGAGTTATTTTTTGATATAGTAATACTTGGTTTAATAATGTCATGTAAAAGTGCTGTGACCTTATGGTTAAAATCTTTTAAGGGTGAAAAAAAGTAACTTAAAGGTAACCTGTGGAGTTTTGTACTAATAGCACAATAAAATTCCCAAGAAAAACTCCAGGGCAATCTCTTTCGACTATTAAAATGCCTTTGTTGTCACACCATGGTCATGTTagaccttaaaaacaaactgcGAAAATACGTTTCGGCATCAAGCCTTGGACACCCTGATGAATGCTTGATGCAATGCAAAGAGCGGAGGATGTACAGGTGTACACTGGCGACAAAATACACAATTCTGCTAATTGACACTATTACAACAATCTACAGGTCGCAGTAATTTGCCAATGTAGTGATGCAATGTAGGGTTAAAAGTGTTAAGAAAACTTGAATTTgcagtattttatttacaatatgttTTTGTGACCAACAATGAATATAAAGTCGACGGGGCACCTTTAAGCTCTGCAAGGTTGTCTCTTTCAAAACTCTTGATATACACTAGTCTCAGTTTGTGCATCTCAAGTGAAAAGATATGTCACCTCTGGCTACCATGCTCTTTTGTATTTGGAAATATGGTTGCAACTTGGGAAACaggttaaaaatgttttatgtcatacagcacagcagaacatttttaatcCGATTAACTAATGGGCAGAAGAGTCTTTAACGATTATAAAAATGCCTTCAAAACTGCTGTACTTTGCTGTTAAATGACCTTCTGGATTTTTGAAAGATGGCATGGATTTATCTCCCAGGAAAACAGATGCTTAGCTCTGTGACACAAATACATAAGACACATAAACTAGGGCTAAGGCTTCACAAGCTCAGATGTGTGGATTAGTCTAATATCAACTCTCAGCAATACATACAAGACAGGCATACGGTTTGCATGAAGGATATCAGTTTACAATCCACCCTGACATGCAAATAGGCCCACAGAGTTTTTCTCCATGGACTACTGGAATAAACCTTTACCCCGTTTTTCTTATTGGTTACCCGACCAGTTACATTATGTTCCATCCAATTGCAGAACAAGATGACACGCATCAGGTGAGATTACGCGATAACAGAATTGCGACTCCCACAGGGTTACTACAGTTCAAATGCCAGAGTGGCACCCAACAGGTCGTTGTGAAGACTACTATCTCTGAGGTTATAACTGCAGGATACATTACAGCCTGTTAATAAGCCTGTGACAGAAACACCGCTATATACATATAGGTTACTGGAGGACAGAGGGTTACTATGGAACATTAGCCTTGTTTaagacaggtgaggagcagaATGCAAAAGACTTAAGTCTTCAACAGCAGATCTATTGTCTCTCTGGTACAAATTCAGGTACTCACAGTGTATATACAATATAGCTATGGATAGGAGGGCTGTTACGTCACTATGCCTCAACTTTAAGACCAAGAGAGAGCAGCGATGAcagaatataaaacatattatacaaaaagaacaaaaacaaagaggaaaaactaCTTCTTACTCCAGGGTTCATGACTGAAATCTCACGCTGCCTGGGCTTATTTGAAATCTAACCTCctaatgtttaaaaaatctgttattttccTCAATAcaaggaggtcaaaggtcagggtcaCAACGCAtctgattgactgattgatcaCCATATTGCCTGTCTGTCCAGAATCATAGGTGAATGATGTTGATTGATCAAACGTTTTTACCTGGTCCTTCTGGGCTCTCATGGCATCAATCTGAGGCTCACTGTATTGTGGATCCTTAGCTGGATCCTTTAGTTCCCTCTGCTCGCTGGTATTCTGCAGAGACAAAGTCAGTCAGATGGACAGAAATACGTTAAAATGGATTTACAGAGATACTCGTTCATGCAAACATGCATATTAACATCAGAGGTCGGCGACTGAACTACCTCTTGGGGGAAGATGCGGTCATAAACTTTCTTCCAGAGGTCCTTTGGGTTTTTGGCATGCAGAGAAGTAATGTCCACATCAGTAGTGGGAGGGGAACCTAAAGTAAAAGGAGcattatttaaaacacaataacacacaatcCTGTCCATGTCAATAAATGTCAAGGCAGACGTTGGCTCTAAATCAGTTAAACGTCTTACAAAACAGCAACTGAATATTctatttaaatgcattttaccGCTTTTGGCCACAGAGTAGCGCTGTGCTCACCTATTTGGCTGAAGGAGTCAGAGCCTGCTGGAATGATGAGAGGCTTGGTGGAGTCACAGGACATAGTTTTCCTGATCcgaagataaaaaataaacaagatgaaaacacaaccgACCAGGAAACTTAAAGTACAATAAACAGTAATATATACAAcaattcatttttgtttgaaacacTTAAAAGGTGTGAAATACTGTTaattttctcttcatctctatAGTATATGATCCATTTTGAGCTGTCTCTTGAATCTCTTGTAAATACAGTACATCTCAAGGGCAAAAAATGTTAGTATAATTTCTTATAGTCCTAGTTAAGTATAAATGTGAAATGCAATTAGAAAAGTATTACCAAGTATTAGTGATACAACTTAAGAAGGACAGTCCCAGTCCATTACTATTTGGTGTATAATGCTGTGTGATCCTGCTCACCCTCTGTCCAGACCAAAAGCCAGGTGGGAAAAGAAGCTCTTGGTTTTTGACATGAGGCTCTCCGACTTGATGCTTGTGAACTGATGAAGAGATTAAACATTGTTGATTGAATGGATGGAttcaaagaaagcaaaaaagattaaaaagtgcaaatgtgaatatttttcctGTGTAGTAAAAACACTTACAATAAGAGAGGCTGCGTAGTAGTGGGCAACAAAACGCAGTGTTTTACTGACAACTTTCTTTTTGTCCGAGTCAAATTCCTGcaacacagatggaaaaaaactcCTTCAGTATGTCTTGCACATATATCACCAGGAAGAAAATTAAGTAAGAAAATTGCCAAGTTACACCAATGCATCTGTGACATTAACACACATAacttttatgtgtaaaaaaatTAAGTTGTACAGATAGCAAGTATTTGAGAGGTCATAAAACATAGGTCATTTAGCCACCATGAGACAACTCCATAAGCATTTATGTTACCTGAAAGATGTCATATTTGCTGCCAATGatgaggagaggaacaggaaagGGACTGATCAGCTCTCTGTCCTGTCCAGAAAGTCACAGTTAACTCAGGAAACATGTACCTTCTTACATCTGcactaaataaaaaacaattcacCTATCATTCACAAAAAAGTCCTACATCATCTTATTCCTACCTTTTCTACAATAAGAAGATGAAACAGCTGTTTTTCTCCATGTTGGTTTAGTTTATTAGcatctgtattttgtgtttttatttgtgacatACTTTAAGCCTTTTCTGGGAGCCTGATACATGAGCAATCCTTGAGTAGTTTGTGTATTTCAGTACTTCTTCAAATATGCTACTACTATATGTTGCCCTGGACTGAACCAAACATTATGTTAAAAGGAGAGGGTAATGAGCAGAGGACTCACAGGGTAGTCTTTAGGTAAGACTCGTGCTGTTGACTGGACAGCCATCTGATGTTTAGCTCCAGGTTTGGTCCTCTGTGCTTGTTGTGCCTTGGAAAATACTTTCTCCAACTGAGCTTGTGCTgcctgcagcagcttctccaTGGTTTCCCACAGGGCGTTGGGTTTAGACAGGTCCAGAATAAGGATGACCGACAGAGACCTGGGAAAAGACAGGAACCAAGAAAACCCTTCCTTTACTGGCATTACACTGCTGTTCAACCCAGActgattttaaagaaaacatgcaattgtctgaaaagaaaacataaatcagAACATGTCACATACCCCCCCTTACTCTAACAGTGAGAAAATAGTGAGCTGTGATAAGACAACATGACGTCAGGAATGTGTGAAAGTGACCTACTTGATGCTGGCAGGAGAGATGGGGATCTGGACCAAGTCTGACAAAGAGGTCCCGCCACCCAGCTCCCATAGGTGGGCTATGTCTTTGGGCTAAGAAAGGAAACAACAATCAGTTTCAGTGCACCATCTATTTACAAGTCACACATTATGTGAAGAACCAGTAGGTCTGAGTAAATAGCATATCATGTCACATAAAGTCACCATCTCTCAAAGTGAGCCTGGTGCATTGTGCTCGAGTACTGGAAGTCGTGGTGAAttatttttcagtctttgtaGCTCTTTGCAAGGGTGAAGTTTTCAGACACAGTCACAACTTAGCAAGATTATCAGTTGTGTGTCTTTATCTCAGTT
This genomic interval carries:
- the dync2li1 gene encoding cytoplasmic dynein 2 light intermediate chain 1, which gives rise to MPKISSDTLWELAAAEVHSRETKGGEEDGGDTVSERSVFLMGSKAGGKTSILLRCLDRDEPSKPTLAMEYTFGRRARGHNTPKDIAHLWELGGGTSLSDLVQIPISPASIKSLSVILILDLSKPNALWETMEKLLQAAQAQLEKVFSKAQQAQRTKPGAKHQMAVQSTARVLPKDYPDRELISPFPVPLLIIGSKYDIFQEFDSDKKKVVSKTLRFVAHYYAASLIFTSIKSESLMSKTKSFFSHLAFGLDRGKTMSCDSTKPLIIPAGSDSFSQIGSPPTTDVDITSLHAKNPKDLWKKVYDRIFPQENTSEQRELKDPAKDPQYSEPQIDAMRAQKDQELDQYKRNAAKSWKGLELET